A single genomic interval of Camelina sativa cultivar DH55 chromosome 11, Cs, whole genome shotgun sequence harbors:
- the LOC104724404 gene encoding cyclin-dependent protein kinase inhibitor SMR3-like, with the protein MGFSKKSQFDGGSESDGKKWVIAGISIRATLKPVKTKQIRVPPEIEVEVEEDCYKEEEEECSTTPTAKEAKIPEILKCPPAPRKRRPVSKCRSNAVREFFTPPSDLEAVFIRRR; encoded by the coding sequence atggGTTTTTCGAAGAAGTCTCAATTCGACGGAGGTTCAGAATCCGACGGGAAGAAATGGGTTATCGCCGGAATTTCGATTCGGGCGACGTTGAAACCGGTGAAGACGAAACAAATCAGAGTGCCGCCGGAGATAGAAGTCGAAGTTGAAGAAGATTGTtacaaggaagaagaggaagaatgtTCGACGACGCCGACGGCTAAAGAAGCGAAGATACCGGAGATACTTAAATGTCCACCGGCGCCGAGGAAACGTCGGCCGGTGTCAAAATGTCGGAGTAACGCAGTTAGAGAGTTCTTTACGCCTCCTTCTGATTTAGAGGCTGTGTTCATACGCCGCCGTTAG